A single window of Pungitius pungitius chromosome 20, fPunPun2.1, whole genome shotgun sequence DNA harbors:
- the kcns3b gene encoding potassium voltage-gated channel subfamily S member 3b has product MWYGQILHRQGNEEGQVLLNVGGVRREVDPRMLLRFPHTRLARLLRCRSEAAILELCDDYGPSEKEFYFDRNPHVFLSVLNFYQTGRIHMMEEVCVFSFSQEIEYWGIQELHLSPCCSYWYHERKDYINDGDWDARSDDQQQPSLNSSFEELSALDKDLAKFKGAWCSEVRSYVWLRLEDPGHSRGSKIIAVASLGLVLTSIIAMCVHSMPEYQQVDDNDKPIEDPVLAILEEVCIAGFSAEFIVRLIVAPSCRKFLGNPLNIIDVASILPFYATLALETADEEAAEENEDLENVAKVVQVLRLMRILRILKLARHSIGLRALGATVRHSYQEVGLLLLFLSVGISIFSALIYFAEKEVENTDLGTIPSGWWWATITMTTVGYGDTCPVTLAGKIVATLCIVCGLLVVALPITIIFNKFSKYYQRNKALEEQGVAKPERPDPEIPHYNIRDLFTGSVYPFVGSLAFRNSVSSTGDTTDASSLQDLELYDNDTAK; this is encoded by the coding sequence ATGTGGTACGGGCAAATCCTCCACCGGCAGGGGAACGAGGAGGGCCAGGTGCTCCTCAACGTCGGGGGGGTCCGACGCGAAGTGGATCCGAGGATGCTGCTGCGCTTCCCTCACACGCGTCTGGCCCGTCTGCTGCGCTGCCGAAGCGAGGCGGCGATCCTCGAGCTGTGCGACGACTACGGACCGTCCGAGAAGGAGTTCTACTTCGACAGGAATCCGCACGTTTTCCTCAGCGTTCTCAACTTCTACCAGACGGGACGTATCCACATGATGGAGGAGGTGTGcgtcttctccttcagccaggAGATCGAGTACTGGGGCATCCAGGAGCTCCACCTAAGCCCCTGCTGTAGCTACTGGTACCACGAGAGGAAAGATTACATCAATGACGGAGACTGGGACGCGAGGAGCGACGACCAGCAGCAGCCGAGTCTCAACTCCTCCTTTGAGGAGCTCTCTGCTCTCGACAAAGACCTGGCCAAGTTCAAAGGTGCCTGGTGTTCTGAAGTGAGGAGCTACGTTTGGCTCAGGCTGGAGGACCCAGGGCACTCAAGAGGTTCAAAGATCATCGCCGTGGCGTCTCTCGGCTTGGTGCTGACCTCCATCATTGCCATGTGTGTCCACAGCATGCCCGAATATCAGCAGGTGGACGATAACGACAAACCCATCGAGGACCCTGTCCTCGCCATCCTGGAGGAGGTCTGCATCGCCGGCTTCTCTGCAGAGTTCATCGTCAGGCTGATTGTTGCGCCCTCCTGCAGGAAGTTCCTGGGGAACCCCTTGAACATCATCGATGTCGCTTCCATTCTGCCGTTTTACGCCACTCTAGCTCTGGAAACGGCCGACGAAGAGGCCGCAGAGGAGAATGAGGACTTGGAGAACGTGGCGAAGGTGGTGCAGGTGCTGCGCCTCATGAGGATTCTACGGATCCTCAAGCTGGCTCGCCACTCCATCGGGCTGCGGGCGCTGGGCGCCACCGTTCGCCACAGCTACCAGGAGGTgggtctgctcctcctcttcctctcggtgGGGATTTCCATCTTCTCAGCCCTCATCTACTTCGCAGAGAAGGAAGTGGAGAACACAGATTTGGGGACCATCCCCTCAGGCTGGTGGTGGGCCACAATCACCATGACCACAGTGGGTTATGGTGACACCTGCCCGGTGACGCTGGCAGGGAAGATAGTGGCCACCTTGTGTATCGTCTGTGGCCTGTTGGTGGTGGCTCTGCccatcaccatcatcttcaATAAGTTTTCAAAGTACTATCAAAGAAACAAAGCCCTTGAGGAGCAAGGTGTTGCTAAGCCCGAACGGCCGGACCCAGAGATCCCGCACTACAACATCAGAGACCTGTTCACAGGGAGTGTGTATCCCTTCGTTGGAAGTCTCGCCTTCAGGAACAGTGTGAGCAGCACAGGTGACACTACAGATGCCTCTAGTCTCCAGGATTTAGAGCTGTATGACAATGACACAGCTAAATGA